One genomic window of Coregonus clupeaformis isolate EN_2021a chromosome 12, ASM2061545v1, whole genome shotgun sequence includes the following:
- the LOC121577620 gene encoding protein OS-9, with protein MAASVVRWLRGLYVFFLTCLLSVLAFLNLEELNEMKYGIQILPDPVIMGQAKTEEVMLVSNKYKQMYECRLPAQAVRFHQDRASEPDSQGYTGPGIADLLKPMHTAPCLVKTKDWWTYEFCYGQHIRQYHLEDTDIKGDVLFLGYYDSEFDWNNETAKASKQHRLKRYHSQSYVNGSKCDLNRSPRETEVRFVCEEGSGDYVARVDEPQSCRYVLTVHTSRTCQHPFLLLPYTAKPQGVVCQPALSTQQYMDYVKAQVSDTKRKVEQISEELKTLDEMLAGDEGTDEGIDEDSAMPTDDPDVLGSDTKDAVVTSEEPEDSDFWEGVTKPGSTTATDTTSEHQAGEDANDNQLTDNEVTEDAFGDEQFNFKIITDPADLMKFVQHLKESNRKKAQNEAKQEREELRKEKEKERHGGEDEEGDEEEHLLLQEFEEEIADITVPSANIEEMKEEMKKGFDNIIDEAQQELETEGLKGEFDRTQATQTLETTLDKLLDRLEDKEAEPQTEGGQRANDPARGSPSLAPRQPDQAADDHVKIRVTKYKTGSSPDGEVKVQEMGEGDPQWQHIKDVVKEQLEKAGLKAEGKIEVKIITRRTAEEAGDQWLTEEDTKSFRELLINLLTGGTEEVYKEQKRQQELENNYRFVWGERQKEAQSTSTAPDSDDVEL; from the exons ATGGCTGCTTCCGTGGTTAGGTGGTTGAGGGGATTGTACGTTTTCTTTTTGACATGTCTGCTATCAGTTTTGGCATTCTTGAATCTAGAGGAATTGAACGAGATGAAATATGGGATCCAGATTCTTCCCGATCCCGTCATTATGGGACAG GCTAAGACAGAAGAAGTCATGCTGGTGTCCAACAAATACAAGCAGATGTATGAATGTCGCCTTCCAGCCCAGGCAGTGAGGTTTCACCAGGACCGAGCCTCTGAGCCTGACTCCCAAGGCTACACCGGACCAGGCATCGCAGACCTGCTCAAGCCCATGCACACGGCCCCCTGCCTAGTaaag ACGAAAGACTGGTGGACATATGAGTTCTGCTATGGACAACACATTAGACAGTACCACCTAGAGG ACACTGACATCAAAGGGGATGTTCTCTTCCTGGGGTACTATGATTCAGAGTTTGACTGGAACAATGAAACAGCCAAG GCCTCCAAGCAGCACAGACTGAAGCGCTACCACAGTCAGAGCTACGTCAACGGCTCCAAGTGTGACCTGAACAGGAGCCCCAGGGAGACTGAAGTCAGG TTTGTGTGTGAGGAGGGCTCGGGGGACTACGTGGCCCGTGTGGACGAGCCCCAGTCGTGCCGCTATGTGCTGACGGTCCACACCAGCCGCACCTGCCAACACCCCTTCCTGCTCCTGCCCTACACCGCCAAGCCCCAGGGCGTTGTGTGCCAGCCAGCCCTCAGCACCCAGCAGTACATGGACTATGTCAAGGCCCAAGTCT CTGATACGAAACGTAAAGTGGAGCAGATCTCAGAGGAGCTGAAGACTCTTGATGAGATGTTGGCTGGTGACGAGGGGACTGACGAGGGGATAGACGAGGACTCAGCGATGCCAACTGATGACCCAGACGTCCTGGGGTCAGACACAAAAG ATGCAGTTGTCACCTCTGAAGAGCCAGAGGATTCTGATTTCTGGGAGGGAGTGACAAAGCCAGGGAGTACCACAGCAACTGACACCACTTCAGAGCATCAG GCTGGAGAGGATGCCAATGATAATCAGCTCACAGACAATGAGGTCACAGAGGATG CTTTTGGAGATGAACAATTCAACTTCAAGATCATCACCGACCCTGCAGACCTGATGAAATTTGTGCAGCATCTCAAAGAGAGTAACAGAAAG AAAGCACAAAATGAAGCCAAACAAGAACGAGAGGAACTCAGAAAGGAGAAGGAAAAGGAGAGGCATGGAGGCGAGGATGAGGAGGGGGATGAAGAAGAGCATCTCCTGCTGCAGGAGTTTGAGGAGGAGATAGCTGACATCACGGTGCCTTCTGCCAACATCGAGGAAATGAAAGAGGAAATGAAAAAAGGGTTTGACAACATCATAGACGAG GCTCAGCAGGAGCTGGAGACAGAGGGTCTGAAGGGGGAGTTTGACCGCACTCAGGCAACCCAGACCCTGGAGACTACTCTGGACAAGCTGCTGGACCGCCTAGAGGACAAAGAGGCAGAGCCCCAGACAGAGGGAGGCCAGAGGGCCAACGACCCAGCCAGGGGCAGTCCCAGCCTAGCCCCGCGACAGCCAG ACCAAGCGGCTGACGATCATGTTAAGATCAGAGTTACTAAGTATAAGACAGGCAGCAGTCCCGATGGGGAGGTCAAAGTTCAGGAGATGGGCGAAGGCGACCCCCAGTGGCAGCACATTAAGGACGTGGTTAAAGAACAGCTAGAGAAGGCGGGACTGAAGGCCGAAG GTAAAATTGAGGTGAAGATTATAACACGAAGGACAGCTGAGGAGGCTGGGGACCAGTGGTTGACTGAAGAAGATACCAAGTCCTTCAGAGAGCTGCTCATCAACCTACTG ACGGGGGGAACAGAAGAGGTTTACAAGGAGCAAAAGAGACAGCAGGAGTTGGAAAACAACTACAGATTTgtatggggagagagacagaaagaggccCAGTCCACCAGTACTGCACCGGACTCAGACGATGTGGAGTTATGA